A region of the Amycolatopsis sp. cg13 genome:
GGCGGAGTATTTCCCGACGTTCTCCCAGCTCACCTGCTCGTAGTAGCCGCCCTGGCTTTCGTCGGGCTTCTCCGGCAGGACGAACTGCATCCCCTTCTCCTGATAGTGCTTCGAGGTCGCGAACTTCGCCGGGTTGGCCACGTACGTCGTGTCCTTCTGCGCGGACAGCAGCAGCACCTTGAGCCCGGCCGTCTTCTTGACCGCCTCGGCGAACTTGGCGTCCGCGGCCTCGTACTTCTCCTTGGCCTGCTGGATTTCCGGCGTCGCGACGTCCGCGCCGAGCGCCTTCGCCAGCGCCTCGAACTTCGCGATCCCCTGCGGCATCGCGATGTCCTGGAGTCCGATGCCGACACTCGGCGCGGCCTTGTCGACCTTGTCCGCCATCGTGTCCGGCACGTACCACATCTGCTGCTTCAGATAGATCACGCTGACCAGCAGCTGCGGGTTCAGCGAGACGAACTTGTCGAAGTTGAACTCGTTCCACACGTTGCCCAGCGAGGTCACCGACTTCAGGTCGACGCCGCCCGCCTGCGGATCGGTTTTGCCGTCCGGGAGCTTCGACGGGCCGAAAATGCCCACGGATTTCACGCCGAAGTCCCACAACGCGGCCGCGGCGGTCACCTGTGCGACGATCCGTTCCGGCCGCTTTCCGTCGAGCTTGCGGCCGCGGTCGTCGGTGAAGGACCAGGTCGCGCCGTCGCCAGCGGCGGGCTGCTCGTCCTTGTACCCGCAGGCGCTGAGCAGGCCGAGGGTGCCCGCGGCGGCGGTGCCCGCGAGAAAGCCGCGGCGGGACAGCCGCGCCGGTGAGAAGGTCATCGGAACTCCGGAGGATCGGGTGAGGTACTGCCTGAGGTTAGCCTTGCCTTAGGGTGAACGCCATGGTCCTGCTTGGGGAGCGCGTCACATCCCGGCGCTGGGGCGTCCGCGCGACAGTCCTGGTCGCGGCGCTCGTCGCACTCGTCGCGGTGGTGGTGCTGTCCATCGCCTTCGGCTCCAACCGGTTGCCGCTCGGCAGCGTCTGGCACGCGTTGTTCTCCTACAGCGGCACCTTCGAGGACGTCGTGATCCGCGACGACCGGCTGCCGCGGACGTTGCTCGGCCTGGCCGTCGGCGTCGGGCTTGGGTTGGCTGGTGCGCTTCTGCAGGCGATCACCCGCAACCCGGTCGCCGACCCCGGTCTGCTCGGCATCAACCACGGCGCGGCGGTCGCGATCGTCCTGGGCGGCGCGGTGTTCTCGGTGTCTTCGCCGGAGCAGCTGGTGTGGTTCGCCTTCTTCGGTGCGCTCGCCGGAACGGTGCTGGTGACAGTGATCGGCGGCTCGGTGAGCCCGCTGCGGCTGGTGCTCGCGGGCGTCGCGGTGCAGGCCGTGTTCGTCGGGATCAACCAGGGCATGCAGATGATCAACACGCACAGCCTCGACCAGATGCGGTACTGGCTCGTCGGCTCACTGGTGAACCGGAACCTTGACAGTCTCGCCGGGCTGCTGCCGTTTTTCCTGGCGGCGTTGGTGATCGCGGGCGTGCTCGCCCGGCCGCTCAACGCAGTCGCACTCGGCGACGACAGCGCACGCGGCCTCGGCGCGAACCCGGTGCTGACCCGCGCGGTCGGCATGGTCGCGGTCGGCTTGCTCTCCGCGACGGCGACCGCCGCGTGCGGACCGATTGCGTTCGTCGGGCTGATGATCCCGCACGTCGTGCGGGCGCTGGTCGGTCAAGACGAACGGTGGGTGCTGCCGTTGTCCGCGCTGCTCGGGCCGGTGCTGCTGCTCGGCTGCGACGTACTGGGTCGGCTGCTCGGCGGTAACGGCGAAATCCAGGTGGGCGTGATGACGGACGTGATCGGCGGCGTCGCCTTCGTGATCGTGGCGCGGCGGCTGAAGGCGGTGCGGCGATGAGGACGTGGATGGTCGTCGGACTGCTGACCCTGGTGGCGGCGGTGCTGCTGGTGCTCGCCGTGGGCACCGGCGATTACGAGATGACGCCGATAGAAGTCCTGCGGACGCTCGCCGGATCCGGCACGAAGGCGCAGTACCTGGTGGTCACCGGCCGCCTGCCGCGCGCGTTGGTCGCGATCTTCGTCGGCATCGCGCTCGCGCTGGCGGGCTCGGTTTTCCAGACGGTGACCCGGAATCCGCTCGGCAGTCCCGACATCATCGGCTTCACCACCGGCTCGGCGACCGGCGGAATCATGATGATCCTGCTGTTCGGCGCGGGCCCCGGACTGGTCTCCGTCGGCGCGGTCGTGGGCGGTTTGCTGACTGCGTTGCTGGTCACCGCGCTGTGTGCCCCACACGGTCTGCTCAGCTCACGGCTGGTGCTGCTGGGCATCGCGGTGAGCGCGGTGCTGGCCGGGGTGAACGGTTACCTGCTGGTGCAAGCGAAACTCGAAGCCGCGGCACAGGCCGTCGGCTGGCTGACCGGTGACCTCGCGGGCCGCGACTGGAACTACTTCATCCCGTTGTGCCTGGCTGTCTTGGTGCTGTCGCCGTTCATCTTCGTGCACCAGCCCGCGTTGCGAATGCTGGAAATGGGCGATGACGCCGCCGTCGCGGTCGGCGTCGCGGTGCCGCGAGTGCGTGCGGTGGTGCTGCTGGCAGCGGTCGCGCTGGCCGCTTCCGCGACCGCCGCAGCCGGACCGATCCCGTTCGTGGCTCTGGCCGCACCGCAACTCGCCCGCCGACTGACCCGCCACCCGGGCCCGAACCTGGTCGCGTCCGCGGCGATGGGCGCGGTGCTGGTACTCGCGGCGGACTTCGTGGGTCAGCGGGTTCTGGACGCTTCACTGCTGCCGGTGGGTGTCGTCGCGGCAGCGCTGGGCGGCGGGTACCTGCTGTGGCTGCTGGCGGTTTCCCGTCGTCGGCAGACCGCGTGACTAAGCCATCCGAGTCAGCTCCACCGAAACGTCCAAAGTGGACTGACTGGCCCCGGTGAAGATCCCCTTCAACGGAGCCACATCCGCGTAATCCCGGCCGGTCGCGACCCACACGTGGCGCGGCCCGACCGGGATCGCGTTCGTCGGATCGTGCGCCCACCAGCCGCCGGTCCACACGTCGACCCAGGCGTGGCTTTCGCCCTCCACCTTTTCGCCGAGTTTGGCCTCCGGCTTGGTGTGCAGGTACCCCGAGCAGTACCGCGCCGGAATGCCGATCGCCCGCAGCATCACCAGGGTGACGTGCGCGAAATCCTGGCACACACCCTCGCGCGCTCGCCACGAATCGGTCGCCGTGCTGTGTACGCCGGTGGTTCCGGGCTGGTATTTCAACTGTTCGTTGACCCAGCCGCAGATCGCGAGCACCGCGTCCGCCGGGTCCAATCCCTTGCGCAGCGCTCGGGCCTGTTTGGACAGTTCTTGATCATTCGGCGTGTACGGCGTTGGCGTCAGATACTCCGTGCGCTGATCGCGGACGGTCTCGCTCTGCAAGTCCTTCCACGTCGCCGAATGCACCGGTTCCGCTTCGTCCGCAGTCTCCACCACGGACGTCGCGAGCACGGTGAACTCGGTGTGCGGCGCGTGCAAGTCGAACGACGTGACGTCGGTGCCCCAGTAATCGGTGTAGCGATAGGCGCGCGTGGCCGGGGAGGTTTCGATGCGAGTGGCCAACGTGGTCTGCCGCCGGTCCGAACGCGGGGTGAGCCGGGCTTCGTTATACGACTGGGTGGCCGGCGTCGCGTACCGGTAGCCGGTCCGGTGCGTCACCCGCAATTGCCAGGTCACAGGGACACCTCCGCACCGCTCCACGCCACCCACGGCGACGTGTGGAAGTACTGCATGGACACCGCTTCCCCGATTTCCTTGATCGCTTCCTGCAGCCCGCGCAGCCGTCGCGGCAGGTCGTCCAGCAGTGCCGCCGGGTGGAGGAATTCCAGCTCGCTTCGGGCGCGGCCGAGCAGCCGGACGGCCTCGGTTTTTTCGTTGCCCCGCGCATTGATTCCCGGATCCAGCTGGCGTAAACAATCCTCTGCCTGGCGCAAGGCGTGGAAGACCGAACGTGGGAACAAGGTGTCCCTGAGCAGGAATTGCACGACGCGCGCGGCGTCCAGCGCGCCACGATTGGTGCGTAAGTACGTGTCTTGCGCGCCTGCCGAGCGAAGCACCGTCATCCATCCCGGCGACGACGCGCGGTCCGAAACTCGTGAAAGCAGCAGCCGCACCACCATGTCCGCGCGTTCGACCGACCGGCCGAGCACCAGGAACAACCAGCCGTCGTCGCGGCTCATCGTGGAATCGGCGAGCCCGGCGAACATCGCGGCTCGTTCCTCTACAAAGGACAGAAACGCGTGCGGCCCGGCGCGGCGGGCGTACCGCTGTCGGTCCGGGACCGCGTTCCACGTCGCGTTGAGGCATTCCCACAGCTCGGTCGACACCACTTCGCGCGCGCCACGAGTGTTCTCGCGCGCGGAGTTGATCGAGCCGACGATGGACGACGGATTGTCCTTCGCGTAGGCGACCAATTCGGTCAGCTTCCACACGTCGAGCGCGTCGCCCGCGTCGAACGGGATACCGAGCACGGCGAGCAGCTGACGGCTGACGTGGTCCGGGTCGACGCTCGCGTCTTCCAGCAGCTGATGCACCGAGACGTTCAGGATGCGGGAGGTGTCGTCGGCGCGTTCGACGTAACGGCCGATCCAGTACAGCGACTCCGCGTTGCGGGCCAGCATCATGATTTCCCTCCCTCAGCTCTGCTGTTGCTGTTGTTGCTGCTGCGACGTGGAAAGCTCCGGACCCTGCTCCGCGGCGACACCGTCCACAACGGACACATCGCCGAGCGCGGGACGGTCCAGTTCCTGCTCCGACGTCGAGGACCGCGACGCGAGCACCCAGGTGTCCTTCGATCCGCCGCCCTGCGACGAGTTCACCACCAGGCTGCCCTCGGGCAGCGCGACCCGGGTGAGGCCGCCGGGCAGCACGAAGATTTCCTTGCCGTCGTTGACCGCGAACGGCCGCAGGTCGACATGCCGCGGTGCGAGCCGATCGTCCACCTTGGACGGGACCGTGGACAGCTGCACCACCGGCTGCGCGATCCAGCCACGCCGGTTCGCGCGCACCTTGCGGCGCAACGCGTCGAGCTCCTTTTTGGACGCGTCCGGTCCGAAAACGATGCCGTACCCGCCGGAACCCTCGACCGGTTTGATCACCAATTCGTCGGCGTGCTGCATGACGTAGTCGAACTCGTCGGGCAGCCAGCAGCGGAAAGTGTCCACATTGGGCAGAATGGGCTTCTCGTTCAGGTAGTAGCGCACCATTTCCGGCACGTAGGTGTAGACGAGCTTGTCGTCGCCGACGCCGTTGCCGACCGCGTTCGCCACCACCACGTTGCCCGCGCGGGCGGCGTTGAGGATGCCTGCGACGCCGAGCACCGAGTCCGGCCGGTGGTGGACGGGGTCGAGGAATTCGTCGTCGATCCGCCGGTAGATCACGTCGACCTGGCGCTCGCCCTCGGTGGTGCGCAGGTAGACCACGTTGTCGCGGCAGAACATGTCGCGGCCCTCGACCAGCTCCACGCCCATCAGCCGGGCCAGCAGCGAATGCTCGAAGTAGGCCGAGTTGTAGACGCCCGGGGTGAGCACGACGACCATCGGGTCCGCGACGTTCGGCGCGGCCGCCGCTCGCAGTGCGCGAAGCAGATGTGACGCGTAGTCACCGACCGGCCGGACCCGGTGTCGCGCGAACAGGTCCGGGAACACGCGCGCCATCGTGCGCCGGTTCTCCATCACGTAGGACACGCCGGACGGGTTGCGGAGATTGTCCTCCAGGACACGAAGGGTGCCCTCTTCGTCGCGGACGAGGTCCACTCCGGACACGTGGATCCGCACCCCGTTGGGCGGTTTGATCCCGTAGGCCTCGCGGTGGAAGTGCTCGCACGAGGTGATCAGCCGACGCGGCAGCACGCCGTCGCGGAGGATCTGCCGGTCGCCGTAGACGTCGGCGAGGAACGCCTCCAGCGCCCGGACACGCTGTGTCACGCCGCGTTCGAGCCGGGACCATTCGGTCGCCTGGATGACGCGGGGCACGAGGTCGAGCGGAAACGGTCGCTCCTGGCCGGACAGCGAGAACGTGATCCCCTGGTCCACCATCGCCCGATCGAGCGCCTGCGAGCGGTTGGTGAGATCGCCGGCGTCGAGCGCGGCGATCGAGCCGTAGAGCGCTCGGTAAGGGCCGCGGACCATGCCGTCGGGCGCGAACATCTCGTCGTACGCGCCGGCGTGCGGCCGCTCCGGGGCGAGGTATCCGTCGAACTGCGCGCCGGGCCTGGCCGCGCGGCGGCCCTTCACCGTTCGCGCACGTCGTCCGGCCGGAGGCAGCCGGGGACCGGGGTTGGCGTTCATGGAGGACATCCTGACTTACCGTGCGCGGCGGCCGCGACACCCGTCTTCCCGGCAAGTCCTGTGCGAAACTTCCCCGTGACGCAGCAGTGCTGTGCATACCCGCTTACGAGTGGCAATATGCCAGCTCTCAGCCCTTGAGAACTACGAGGAGTGACGAAGTGGCCCGAGGACAGCAAATGAAGGCGCTCGCCCTTCTCCCCGCCTTCGCGCTCGTCGGCATGACGATGGCGTGCGGTGCGGGCGGAAACGGTGCCGGCGGCGATTCGGGAGCCAGCCAGGCTCCCGGTGGCGCCGAGAGCGCGCCGACCGCGCAGAAGGATGCGGCGCTGGCCGGGCTCGTGCCCGCCGACATCAAGGCCGACGGCAAGATCGTGATCGGGCAGGACCAGACCTACCCGCCGAACGAATTCGTCGAGAACGGCAAGGCGACCGGCTTCGACGTCGACCTCGCGACCGCGGTCGGCCAGGTGCTCGGCGTGCAGACAGAGTTCCAGAACTCGGCGTTCGACGGCATCATTCCCGGTATTTCGGCGAAGAAGTACGAAATGGGCATCTCGTCGTTCACGATCAACGCCGAGCGGATGCAGACCGTCGACATGATTTCGTACTACAGCGCGGGCACCTCGCTCGCGGTGCTCAAGGGCAATCCGGACAAAATCTCGGTGGATGACCTGTGCGGTAAGAATGTGGCCGTGCAGAAGGGCACCACGCAGGTCGACGACCTCGGCAAGCGCAACACCGCGTGCACCAAGGCGGGCAAGCAGGCCATCAACATCACCCAGTTCCAGGCGCAGACCGACGTGAACCTGGCGCTGACCGCGAAGCGCGTGCAGGCCGAACTGGCCGACTCGCCGGTCATCGACTACGCGGTGAAGCAGACTGGCGGCCAGCTGGAGTCCGCGGGCGCGCCGTACGACACCGCGCCGTACGGGATCGTGCTGCCGAAGGGCAGCACTGAATTCGGCAAGGCGGTGCAGGGCGCGGTCCAGAAGCTGATCGACAGCGGAATCTACAAGAAGATCCTGGACAAGTGGGGCTTGTCGGGTTCCGGTGCCATCACCAAGTCGGAGATCAACCCGTCCGCTTCCTGACTTCCTGACGAAACTGAGGACTTAGTTACTCGTGTCCACTCCCCCCGGCCCCGCCGATTCCTGGCAGGAGGTCGACACCACCCCGATCAAGGCGGTCCCGGTCCGGCATTACGGACGCTGGATCGCCGGCGTGATCATCGTGTTCGTCGCGTTCATCGTGATCCGCAGCGTGGTCACGAACTCCGCGTTGCAGTGGCCGGTCGTCGGCCAGTACCTCTTCGACGGCCGGATCCTCAACGGCCTGCGGAACACGTTGCTGCTCACGGTGCTCTCGATGCTCATCGGCATTGTCGGCGGCGTACTGCTCGCGGTGATGCGACTGTCGCCGAACCTGCTGATGTCGGGCGCGGCGTCGATCTACATCTGGCTGTTCCGCGGCACGCCGTTGATCGCTCAGCTGGTGATCTGGAACTTCCTGGCGCTGGCGTACCCGAAGATCGGACTCGGTATCCCGTTCGGGCCGACCTTCATCAGCTGGGACACGAACACGCTGATCAACCAGTTCGTCGCCTCGTTGCTGGGCCTCGGCCTGAACGAGGCGGCGTACATGGCGGAAATCGTCCGCGGCGGCCTCCAGTCCGTGGACAGCGGCCAGCTGGAAGCGTCGTCCGCGCTGGGCATGAGCCGGGGTAAGACCTTGCGCCGGATCATCCTGCCGCAGGCGATGCGGGTGATCATCCCGCCTACCGGCAACGAGACCATCTCGATGTTGAAGACCACGTCGCTGGTGGTGGTCATCGGATACTTCGAGCTGTTCGTGTCGGCACAGACGATTTATTCGCAGAACTACAAGACAGTCCCGCTGCTGATCGTCGCGGCGACGTGGTACCTGTTCATGACGTCGGTGCTGACGGTCGTGCAGTATTACATCGAGCGGTATTTCGCCCGCGGCACTTCACGGGCAACCGCGCAGAAGAACAAGTGGGGAGCGCGAATGCTGGGCTTCCGCTTCGGCAGTGGCGGCAGCGGAGGTGTTTCGCGGTGACTCCTGTCGTTTCCGCCCAAAAGGTGTGCAAGAGCTTCGGCTCGCTCGACGTGCTGAAGGGCATCGACCTGGAAGTGCACGACCGAGAGGTGCTCTGCCTGATCGGCCCGTCCGGTTCCGGCAAGTCCACTTTGCTGCGCTGCATCAACCACCTGGAGAAAATCGACGCGGGCAGGCTCTACGTCGACGGAGTACTAGTCGGCTACCGCGAACGCGGCGGTCGCTTGCATGAGTTGCGGGACAAGGAAATCGCGGAACAGCGCAAGAACATCGGCATGGTGTTCCAGCGATTCAACCTGTTCCCGCACATGACAGCGTTGGAAAACGTCATGGAGGCCCCAGTCCAGGTCCGCCGCGAACCGCGGGGCCAGGTCCGGGAACGAGCTCTGGAACTGCTGGACCGCGTCGGCCTGGCCGACAAGGCCCGTTCCTATCCCGGTCAGCTTTCGGGTGGCCAGCAACAGCGCGTCGCCATCGCGCGGGCGCTGGCCATGCAACCGAAGCTGATGCTCTTCGACGAGCCAACGTCCGCTTTGGACCCAGAACTGGTGGGCGACGTGCTGGGCGTCATGCGCCAACTGGCGAAGGACGGCATGACGATGGTCGTGGTGACCCACGAAATGCAGTTCGCCCGCGAGGTAGCCGACAAGGTCTTCTTCATGGACGGCGGGGTTGTCGTCGAGTCCGGTTCTCCGGATGAGGTTATCGGCGACCCGAAGCATGAACGGACGAAGGCGTTTTTGGCTCGGGTTTTGAACCCGAACGCTTGAGTTGGGGAGGCCGCCCGGAGAATCTCCGGGCGGCCTTTTCTTTTATGCGGGGTGTGTGGACTTCATCCTTGATGGCTCCTGCGGCGATGATCAGCGCCCAGAGCGCAACTCATCCTCCAACTGCTGCAACTTCTTCGCCATCTCCTGCGGCCCAGCCCCAGCCAGACTGATCCATCCGGACTTGTCCACCCCGAACAGGATCCGCCCTTCCTCCATATCCGCCCACCCCGGCGGATTCTCGTTACGCCGCCGCTTCCCGCGACTGTCCCGGACCGCGACGTACAACCGTCCGAAATACGTATGCGGCTTATCGAGCCACTGCAACACTTGCTTGGCGTCCCGAATGCTCGGACTCGTCCGTCCAGACGGTTGTCCGCCGCTTTCGACCAGGTTCAGGTCCTCGTCGGAACAGTTAAGCGAGAGCACCCGCGCCGCCGGAGCCTCCGGCAGCAACGCGATGAACTCACGAACCAACGTATCCGCCGAACACGGTGCGATGTACAGCTTCTGGCTCACCGCAACAACAGTCGCCGCGTCCCGGCCGCTCGCCGCCGCGCGTACGGTTCGTTCTCCGCGCTCCGATTTGACCCACGAGTAGTACTCAATGCCCGGCCGCTGCAGCAAATGCATCGTCTCGACGAACTCGTCGCTCAGCCGTCCGCGTTGCATCAGACCGGAATTGTGCAGCTCGCGATCGGTGTCAGCAGCCAGCTGCCGCCGCTCGTCCGGTGAGTACCAGAGCGCACCGCGGACCAGCGTCGGGTGGATGTCGCCGAGATTCAGCCGCTCCAGCAGTACCTCGAAGGTCTGCAGGCTCAGCTCAACGGGCTTGCGCAGCACCGACTTTCCCTCCCCCTAGCCATTCCCGCTAAGCCCCGATAACCGGCGGCGTAGGCCGATTGCCGTCATAACCCCCGAAAATCGAATCCGGGTCCTCTTCGGCGAGCAGAATCTTGCGCTGGTGCTCTTCGTCCTCGGGCCCTTTTCCGCCCTTGCCGCCACCACCCATGCCGCCCATTCCGGCCTGGCCCTTCGCTCCAGCCGCACCCGCACTGCCACCCATGGCGGGTCGACCCGCACTCTCGCCGAGCGCTCCGGCACCGGTGCCACCACCTACACCTCGGGGTCCGGCACCGCCCGCGCTGCCCGCACCACCGGAACCGGATCCCGACCCGCCTGGGCCGAAACCGCCACCACCGCCGCTAGTAGGCCCGAAACCACCGAGCCCGCCGACCGGCCCGAACGCACCGTTCATGCCACCGTTCCCGGTGTTCCCACCCCCAGGCAGGCTGGACGGCGGCTGCCAAGTGGGCGGCGGCGAAGGCGGCGTGGGATCAGCCCAAGCCGCCCGGGTGCTGTCATTCGGCGGCGACACGGGCGGGGCCACGGGCCCGCCATGCCCAGGTGGCGGTGGTACTGGCATGCCCGCCGCCCCAGGAGGCGCGGAGTAAGTGCTCGGCCCGCTGCTGTAGCTATGCGACGGCCCGCCGCCGTAGTTGTGAGACGAACCGCCACCGGACGAGTGGTGTCCAGCACCCGATCCGGCTCGTCCGCTGGAGGTCCCGGTCCCTGAGTCTGTGGGGTTTATTCCGCCAGCTGACACGTTCGGGTCGTGAGCTGACGGATAGTCTGCAGGGAGGAACGAGATCCGCGGATTTGTCGAGACCTCGTAGTTGGTGTACTGCTCGACATTGAACTTCGTGTCAGAATCGAACTTCGCCGCGGCTTTTTCGTCGTCGCTGGCACCGATGGAAACGTAATCGGAGAGCTTCTGGTCG
Encoded here:
- a CDS encoding FecCD family ABC transporter permease produces the protein MRTWMVVGLLTLVAAVLLVLAVGTGDYEMTPIEVLRTLAGSGTKAQYLVVTGRLPRALVAIFVGIALALAGSVFQTVTRNPLGSPDIIGFTTGSATGGIMMILLFGAGPGLVSVGAVVGGLLTALLVTALCAPHGLLSSRLVLLGIAVSAVLAGVNGYLLVQAKLEAAAQAVGWLTGDLAGRDWNYFIPLCLAVLVLSPFIFVHQPALRMLEMGDDAAVAVGVAVPRVRAVVLLAAVALAASATAAAGPIPFVALAAPQLARRLTRHPGPNLVASAAMGAVLVLAADFVGQRVLDASLLPVGVVAAALGGGYLLWLLAVSRRRQTA
- a CDS encoding amino acid ABC transporter permease, with the translated sequence MSTPPGPADSWQEVDTTPIKAVPVRHYGRWIAGVIIVFVAFIVIRSVVTNSALQWPVVGQYLFDGRILNGLRNTLLLTVLSMLIGIVGGVLLAVMRLSPNLLMSGAASIYIWLFRGTPLIAQLVIWNFLALAYPKIGLGIPFGPTFISWDTNTLINQFVASLLGLGLNEAAYMAEIVRGGLQSVDSGQLEASSALGMSRGKTLRRIILPQAMRVIIPPTGNETISMLKTTSLVVVIGYFELFVSAQTIYSQNYKTVPLLIVAATWYLFMTSVLTVVQYYIERYFARGTSRATAQKNKWGARMLGFRFGSGGSGGVSR
- a CDS encoding alpha-E domain-containing protein, encoding MLARNAESLYWIGRYVERADDTSRILNVSVHQLLEDASVDPDHVSRQLLAVLGIPFDAGDALDVWKLTELVAYAKDNPSSIVGSINSARENTRGAREVVSTELWECLNATWNAVPDRQRYARRAGPHAFLSFVEERAAMFAGLADSTMSRDDGWLFLVLGRSVERADMVVRLLLSRVSDRASSPGWMTVLRSAGAQDTYLRTNRGALDAARVVQFLLRDTLFPRSVFHALRQAEDCLRQLDPGINARGNEKTEAVRLLGRARSELEFLHPAALLDDLPRRLRGLQEAIKEIGEAVSMQYFHTSPWVAWSGAEVSL
- a CDS encoding ABC transporter substrate-binding protein; its protein translation is MTFSPARLSRRGFLAGTAAAGTLGLLSACGYKDEQPAAGDGATWSFTDDRGRKLDGKRPERIVAQVTAAAALWDFGVKSVGIFGPSKLPDGKTDPQAGGVDLKSVTSLGNVWNEFNFDKFVSLNPQLLVSVIYLKQQMWYVPDTMADKVDKAAPSVGIGLQDIAMPQGIAKFEALAKALGADVATPEIQQAKEKYEAADAKFAEAVKKTAGLKVLLLSAQKDTTYVANPAKFATSKHYQEKGMQFVLPEKPDESQGGYYEQVSWENVGKYSADVIMYDSRGGSLSLGPDGLGGVPTWQQLPAVKAGKLIPWNNETPFSYQRFAPEQTRIADALAKLA
- a CDS encoding transglutaminase family protein, with protein sequence MTWQLRVTHRTGYRYATPATQSYNEARLTPRSDRRQTTLATRIETSPATRAYRYTDYWGTDVTSFDLHAPHTEFTVLATSVVETADEAEPVHSATWKDLQSETVRDQRTEYLTPTPYTPNDQELSKQARALRKGLDPADAVLAICGWVNEQLKYQPGTTGVHSTATDSWRAREGVCQDFAHVTLVMLRAIGIPARYCSGYLHTKPEAKLGEKVEGESHAWVDVWTGGWWAHDPTNAIPVGPRHVWVATGRDYADVAPLKGIFTGASQSTLDVSVELTRMA
- a CDS encoding circularly permuted type 2 ATP-grasp protein → MSSMNANPGPRLPPAGRRARTVKGRRAARPGAQFDGYLAPERPHAGAYDEMFAPDGMVRGPYRALYGSIAALDAGDLTNRSQALDRAMVDQGITFSLSGQERPFPLDLVPRVIQATEWSRLERGVTQRVRALEAFLADVYGDRQILRDGVLPRRLITSCEHFHREAYGIKPPNGVRIHVSGVDLVRDEEGTLRVLEDNLRNPSGVSYVMENRRTMARVFPDLFARHRVRPVGDYASHLLRALRAAAAPNVADPMVVVLTPGVYNSAYFEHSLLARLMGVELVEGRDMFCRDNVVYLRTTEGERQVDVIYRRIDDEFLDPVHHRPDSVLGVAGILNAARAGNVVVANAVGNGVGDDKLVYTYVPEMVRYYLNEKPILPNVDTFRCWLPDEFDYVMQHADELVIKPVEGSGGYGIVFGPDASKKELDALRRKVRANRRGWIAQPVVQLSTVPSKVDDRLAPRHVDLRPFAVNDGKEIFVLPGGLTRVALPEGSLVVNSSQGGGSKDTWVLASRSSTSEQELDRPALGDVSVVDGVAAEQGPELSTSQQQQQQQQS
- a CDS encoding ABC transporter substrate-binding protein, giving the protein MKALALLPAFALVGMTMACGAGGNGAGGDSGASQAPGGAESAPTAQKDAALAGLVPADIKADGKIVIGQDQTYPPNEFVENGKATGFDVDLATAVGQVLGVQTEFQNSAFDGIIPGISAKKYEMGISSFTINAERMQTVDMISYYSAGTSLAVLKGNPDKISVDDLCGKNVAVQKGTTQVDDLGKRNTACTKAGKQAINITQFQAQTDVNLALTAKRVQAELADSPVIDYAVKQTGGQLESAGAPYDTAPYGIVLPKGSTEFGKAVQGAVQKLIDSGIYKKILDKWGLSGSGAITKSEINPSAS
- a CDS encoding WXG100 family type VII secretion target, which gives rise to MAYTGADIYKLMHNPGDTSSLDSSRAAAEELKGVHENLGKMLANSQKALDSFWKGTAADGAKQGLNPLIQASQTAAQNLDRTQQSMADQSSSFTTTKNSVRQVADSRPDDQKLSDYVSIGASDDEKAAAKFDSDTKFNVEQYTNYEVSTNPRISFLPADYPSAHDPNVSAGGINPTDSGTGTSSGRAGSGAGHHSSGGGSSHNYGGGPSHSYSSGPSTYSAPPGAAGMPVPPPPGHGGPVAPPVSPPNDSTRAAWADPTPPSPPPTWQPPSSLPGGGNTGNGGMNGAFGPVGGLGGFGPTSGGGGGFGPGGSGSGSGGAGSAGGAGPRGVGGGTGAGALGESAGRPAMGGSAGAAGAKGQAGMGGMGGGGKGGKGPEDEEHQRKILLAEEDPDSIFGGYDGNRPTPPVIGA
- a CDS encoding FecCD family ABC transporter permease, with the protein product MVLLGERVTSRRWGVRATVLVAALVALVAVVVLSIAFGSNRLPLGSVWHALFSYSGTFEDVVIRDDRLPRTLLGLAVGVGLGLAGALLQAITRNPVADPGLLGINHGAAVAIVLGGAVFSVSSPEQLVWFAFFGALAGTVLVTVIGGSVSPLRLVLAGVAVQAVFVGINQGMQMINTHSLDQMRYWLVGSLVNRNLDSLAGLLPFFLAALVIAGVLARPLNAVALGDDSARGLGANPVLTRAVGMVAVGLLSATATAACGPIAFVGLMIPHVVRALVGQDERWVLPLSALLGPVLLLGCDVLGRLLGGNGEIQVGVMTDVIGGVAFVIVARRLKAVRR
- a CDS encoding amino acid ABC transporter ATP-binding protein; translation: MTPVVSAQKVCKSFGSLDVLKGIDLEVHDREVLCLIGPSGSGKSTLLRCINHLEKIDAGRLYVDGVLVGYRERGGRLHELRDKEIAEQRKNIGMVFQRFNLFPHMTALENVMEAPVQVRREPRGQVRERALELLDRVGLADKARSYPGQLSGGQQQRVAIARALAMQPKLMLFDEPTSALDPELVGDVLGVMRQLAKDGMTMVVVTHEMQFAREVADKVFFMDGGVVVESGSPDEVIGDPKHERTKAFLARVLNPNA
- a CDS encoding ESX secretion-associated protein EspG, with amino-acid sequence MLRKPVELSLQTFEVLLERLNLGDIHPTLVRGALWYSPDERRQLAADTDRELHNSGLMQRGRLSDEFVETMHLLQRPGIEYYSWVKSERGERTVRAAASGRDAATVVAVSQKLYIAPCSADTLVREFIALLPEAPAARVLSLNCSDEDLNLVESGGQPSGRTSPSIRDAKQVLQWLDKPHTYFGRLYVAVRDSRGKRRRNENPPGWADMEEGRILFGVDKSGWISLAGAGPQEMAKKLQQLEDELRSGR